In Chelonia mydas isolate rCheMyd1 chromosome 18, rCheMyd1.pri.v2, whole genome shotgun sequence, a single genomic region encodes these proteins:
- the LOC102945470 gene encoding natriuretic peptides A, with amino-acid sequence MDTKGSFSCGILLLLLIQFQSSRTNPIYGLSPAKELASMEALLERLEDKFSLMEALESNPDLQEPEAQQETSPELFDDSSDQQPEPRPAPSAPLSYRDPILKQLRGLKAPKMMRDSGCFGRRIDRIGSLSGMGCNGFRKN; translated from the exons ATGGACACTAAAGGTTCATTTTCCTGCGGgatcctgttgctgctgctcatcCAGTTCCAGTCCAGCAGAACCAACCCCATCTACGGCCTCAGCCCTGCCAAAGAACTGGCCAGCATGGAG GCTCTATTGGAGAGGCTGGAGGACAAATTCTCACTGATGGAGGCCCTGGAGTCCAACCCTGATCTTCAGGAGCCCGAAGCTCAGCAAGAGACTTCACCAGAACTCTTCGATGACAGCAGTGAccagcagcctgagcccaggccagcccccagcGCCCCTCTGTCCTATAGGGACCCCATCCTCAAGCAACTGAGGGGGCTAAAAGCTCCCAAGATGATGAGAGACTCAGGCTGCTTTGGGAGAAGAATTGACAGGATCGGCTCTCTGAGCGGAATGGGCTGCAATG GTTTCAGGAAGAATTAA
- the LOC102934895 gene encoding natriuretic peptides A, producing the protein MGSLTAAALQFLLLLLTMKPQGRAKAHPMYGSASAAELADFKTLLDRLEDKLPSEEAEAGLSQEMNEQNEEAPGDASRPLVPWNSEYIRPQREGLAYGRNSWELPEKPPSAQRSKLRALMNSPRSMRRFSDCFGQRIDRIGAQSGLGCNNYRF; encoded by the exons ATGGGCTCGTTGACTGCTGCTGCCCTccagttcctgctgctgctgctcaccatGAAGCCCCAAGGAAGAGCCAAAGCTCATCCCATGTACGGCTCGGCCTCCGCTGCTGAACTGGCTGACTTCAAG ACTCTGCTGGACCGCCTGGAGGACAAGCTCCCATCAGAAGAAGCAGAAGCAGGTCTGTCCCAAGAAATGAATGAGCAGAATGAGGAAGCCCCAGGAGATGCCTCACGTCCCCTCGTTCCCTGGAACAGTGAATACATTAGACCCCAAAGAGAAGGCCTTGCCTATGGGcgcaacagctgggagctgcccgagAAACCTCCATCCGCCCAGAGGAGCAAACTACGAGCTCTGATGAACTCGCCACGCAGCATGAGAAGGTTCTCGGATTGCTTTGGCCAACGGATAGATAGAATAGGAGCCCAGAGCGGACTTGGATGCAACAACTACAGG TTTTGA
- the LOC102945241 gene encoding natriuretic peptides B gives MKGAALSCWASLLLLIPQGPAGGHPLPRKHTSQELQALQDLLELLKETTQGEEGEPLELENLDYGAEDDDPSWDLAEPESSPATRLQPRDPVESQWRTLLASPRRMRHFSGCFGTRIERIGSQTGLGCNIYKARSWKRRSRS, from the exons ATGAAAGGCGCAGCCCTGAGCTGTTGGGCCTCTCTGCTTCTTCTCATCCCGCAGGGGCCAGCAGGCGGGCACCCGCTGCCCAGGAAACACaccagccaggagctccaggccctgcag GACCTCCTTGAGCTCCTGAAGGAGACAacgcagggggaggaaggggagccgCTGGAGTTGGAGAATCTGGACTACGGGGCGGAAGACGACGACCCTAGCTGGGACCTTGCTGAGCCGGAGAGCAGCCCCGCTACCCGGCTCCAGCCCCGGGATCCTGTGGAGAGTCAGTGGAGGACCCTCCTTGCTTCTCCCAGGAGGATGCGGCACTTCTCTGGCTGTTTTGGGACCAGGATCGAGAGGATCGGCTCTCAGACAGGACTTGGGTGCAACATCTACAAAGCCC GTTCCTGGAAGAGGAGATCGAGAAGCTGA